The following are encoded in a window of Armatimonadota bacterium genomic DNA:
- a CDS encoding Ig-like domain repeat protein, whose amino-acid sequence MKQNATSFRNLALAVIALFLAAAVHGQPDETIRFVPQALKPRLIDPNQIVDRYRNKIQRLPRFFGPPNPKFEQDDPGYSEGPAVEDAGDAGIAAPSIITSFIGPSMGTIGTVYYPPDIDVAVGPSHTIVVVNSDIYVYNRTNGDEVRHWDADDFFDTNDFTFDPRVYYDPLWSRWVIVFDRMDSSAQTSTISIAASTGSDPTGSWLGYNLPMTNYWADYPQLGYDDNAIYITANMFQWDDSFNHSRMFVLNKHQVYNGLFSTRYEAVPPTSNSVPARQWSSSNYLHVVGRSGSSSLAISRYHFPNGSTWNERWLNGLQRHDSRSLQTPAFTDPPDAFQPGGLAIDTGDTRMHTAWLRNGRLYTAHTIGYDWGSGLRAAVRPYVINVQDSSYVLERVATYGASNSDYYYPALAPNAYNDFSMVFTKSSSSVYAEARVTAWRDGPGSTLESSALVQEGSASYARIDSSDRNRWGDYLGASPDPNVNQDIWVAGEYVRSSNRWGSWVAQTRIGRLATQLVLNPASGKVGDTVQLRATCQYALPPFWQLVALPGATIHFTVYGVSVGSAVTNSSGTATLNYTIPEGTEATPTAMGAEFRQTVDYYGSTAASTLTIQKAGVALQLPSGLQGRAGELIALSATITNATSGNPIPGRTIGFTFDGRSVGSAVSNASGLASLTFTLPTGYRSNSYAWRADFAGDASYTSKSASASLTILNSAPTAVLAGTALSLDGVDDYATAPSAVYFSGDFTIEAWVRVRSHNRMARVIDFGNGMQSDNVFLALSEVDSGRPYMFVFNGSSGLGIASSVALPLNQWVHLAGTLSGNTARLFVNGGLVASGYVPVPRAVVRTSNFVGRSNWHPLGDLNAHADIDELRIWGRALTQREIALRRHAIADAQDSSLVAYWPANRGHGTSAADASGHSLNLSLQNGTAWIVSTAPIGEIHCVYGAVRTFALAGYDANDDPLTYSILAHPAQAPIGGAQPSFSFAPVRSGSDSFAFRVQDNGGLWSVASPTLWTYVPGDVNLDGCVDDVDLAAVLQAFGLANCGSCLEDVVPDGIIDDADLALVLSQFGAGC is encoded by the coding sequence ATGAAACAGAATGCAACGAGTTTCCGAAACCTCGCATTGGCGGTTATCGCTCTGTTTTTGGCCGCGGCAGTGCACGGCCAGCCTGACGAGACGATTCGGTTTGTGCCCCAAGCTTTAAAGCCGCGGCTGATCGATCCGAACCAGATCGTCGATCGTTATCGAAACAAGATTCAAAGGCTTCCGCGGTTTTTCGGGCCGCCAAACCCGAAATTCGAACAGGACGATCCGGGCTATTCGGAAGGTCCGGCGGTCGAAGACGCGGGCGATGCGGGCATTGCCGCGCCCTCGATTATAACCTCGTTTATCGGCCCCAGCATGGGCACTATCGGCACCGTCTACTATCCTCCAGACATCGATGTCGCCGTCGGGCCGTCTCACACGATCGTGGTTGTAAACTCGGACATCTACGTTTACAATCGTACGAACGGCGATGAGGTCCGACATTGGGACGCGGACGACTTCTTTGACACGAACGATTTCACATTCGACCCTCGGGTCTATTACGATCCCTTGTGGAGCCGTTGGGTGATCGTGTTCGATCGAATGGACTCTTCGGCGCAGACTTCCACCATTTCTATTGCTGCCAGCACAGGCAGCGATCCGACAGGGAGCTGGCTGGGATACAACCTGCCAATGACCAATTATTGGGCGGATTATCCTCAACTTGGGTACGACGACAACGCCATCTACATAACGGCGAACATGTTCCAGTGGGATGACAGCTTCAATCACTCCAGGATGTTCGTGCTGAACAAGCATCAGGTGTACAACGGTTTGTTCTCCACACGGTACGAGGCGGTTCCTCCGACAAGCAACTCTGTGCCGGCGCGACAGTGGTCCAGTTCGAACTATCTGCATGTGGTCGGTCGCAGCGGAAGCTCTTCGCTAGCGATCTCGCGCTATCACTTTCCGAACGGTTCGACTTGGAACGAGAGATGGCTGAACGGATTGCAAAGGCACGATTCGCGATCGCTTCAGACGCCGGCTTTTACCGATCCGCCGGACGCATTCCAGCCGGGCGGCCTGGCGATCGACACGGGCGACACTCGCATGCACACCGCCTGGCTGCGCAACGGGCGTCTTTACACGGCGCACACGATCGGCTATGACTGGGGCAGCGGCCTGCGCGCCGCTGTGCGGCCTTATGTCATCAACGTTCAGGATTCCTCCTATGTTTTGGAACGGGTTGCAACGTATGGAGCATCCAACAGCGACTATTACTATCCGGCGCTGGCGCCGAACGCTTATAACGACTTTTCGATGGTTTTCACCAAGTCAAGTTCGAGCGTCTATGCAGAGGCGCGCGTAACGGCGTGGCGAGACGGACCGGGAAGCACGCTCGAATCGAGCGCGCTGGTACAGGAAGGATCGGCCAGCTACGCCCGCATCGATTCGAGCGATCGAAACCGTTGGGGCGATTATTTGGGAGCCTCTCCGGACCCAAACGTGAATCAGGATATTTGGGTGGCCGGCGAATATGTCAGGAGTTCGAATCGGTGGGGATCGTGGGTGGCGCAGACGCGCATTGGCCGATTGGCGACTCAATTGGTTCTCAATCCGGCTTCGGGCAAGGTTGGAGATACCGTTCAGTTGCGCGCGACGTGCCAGTATGCTCTGCCGCCTTTTTGGCAGTTGGTCGCTTTACCGGGCGCGACCATTCACTTTACGGTGTACGGCGTTTCGGTAGGCTCGGCTGTTACCAACTCGTCTGGGACGGCGACTTTGAACTATACGATTCCCGAAGGAACCGAAGCGACCCCCACTGCCATGGGCGCCGAATTCAGACAGACCGTCGACTATTACGGATCGACGGCGGCATCGACGCTCACGATCCAGAAGGCCGGAGTAGCGCTTCAGTTGCCCAGCGGGCTTCAAGGTCGGGCGGGAGAGCTTATAGCGTTGAGCGCAACGATCACGAACGCGACGTCGGGCAATCCGATTCCCGGTCGGACGATCGGGTTTACGTTCGACGGGCGCTCGGTCGGGTCGGCGGTGTCCAATGCGTCCGGGCTGGCGTCTCTGACGTTTACCCTCCCTACCGGTTATCGTTCCAACTCGTATGCATGGCGAGCCGATTTTGCGGGGGACGCTTCGTATACGTCTAAGTCGGCTTCGGCTTCGCTGACCATTTTGAACAGCGCTCCGACGGCGGTGCTGGCCGGAACGGCTTTGTCCCTCGACGGGGTTGACGACTATGCGACGGCTCCCAGCGCCGTTTACTTTTCAGGCGACTTTACAATCGAGGCCTGGGTGCGAGTTCGCTCGCACAATCGCATGGCGCGCGTGATCGACTTTGGCAACGGGATGCAGAGCGACAACGTGTTTCTTGCCTTAAGCGAGGTCGACAGCGGGCGTCCCTATATGTTCGTGTTCAACGGCTCAAGCGGGCTGGGCATTGCCTCCAGCGTCGCGCTTCCTTTGAACCAGTGGGTTCATCTGGCCGGCACGCTGAGCGGCAACACGGCGCGGCTGTTCGTCAACGGCGGGTTGGTCGCGTCGGGTTATGTTCCGGTTCCCAGGGCGGTTGTCCGCACGAGCAATTTTGTCGGACGGAGCAATTGGCACCCGTTAGGCGATTTGAACGCGCATGCGGACATCGATGAGCTTCGGATATGGGGCCGCGCCTTGACCCAGCGAGAGATTGCTCTGCGCAGGCACGCCATAGCAGACGCGCAAGATTCTTCTTTAGTCGCCTACTGGCCTGCGAACCGAGGGCACGGAACAAGCGCCGCCGACGCGTCGGGGCACAGTTTGAACTTGTCTCTGCAGAACGGCACGGCATGGATCGTCTCGACCGCGCCGATCGGCGAGATTCACTGCGTTTACGGCGCCGTTCGCACGTTTGCGCTGGCCGGTTATGACGCGAACGACGATCCTCTGACCTATTCGATATTGGCGCATCCGGCTCAGGCGCCCATCGGCGGCGCGCAACCGTCGTTCAGCTTTGCGCCGGTCCGGAGCGGAAGCGACTCGTTTGCGTTTCGTGTTCAGGATAACGGCGGCTTGTGGTCGGTCGCATCCCCGACCCTTTGGACTTATGTCCCAGGGGACGTCAATTTGGACGGCTGCGTGGACGATGTCGACTTGGCGGCGGTCTTGCAGGCGTTTGGCTTGGCGAACTGCGGCAGTTGTCTAGAGGACGTCGTCCCAGACGGGATTATAGACGACGCGGATCTGGCGCTTGTGCTGAGCCAATTCGGCGCGGGCTGCTGA
- a CDS encoding helix-turn-helix transcriptional regulator, with amino-acid sequence MSSVGSVIRAMRAQRGWSLRQTAAKAGISASTVSRWETATTSPCIPELNQLLSALQATPQERDCAYQAVLKPRALKIVSEKSPNAPCSAPAPADLLRAIRLRKGWSQEQAASTIGVSASMISRWENYEAWPGAFQLHALLLALGAREPEIVWLAQGGDRHGAQPLSLPTSAADLARFIDDAACNRLSIDPSLLDLVAVALECRIWNRYKAGDPVLPLLVEACVWRSRILLLDGRVVEAGKKAAQALSVASKCQKFEPYWLYAAHVLAKSSAETYKRFRPIDGAAILDDYLPLAKSFSPAFEVWFLRSLAEYAAMAGKPSLAQQANDDALKCDRRPEPLADRHNLYSHALVKTCMGQAQEALRLMEESPALDCNPNDAPLQQLNEACLWQLALSRSGREEEAAGWGRKAQTILEDNNMWQARARTL; translated from the coding sequence GTGAGTTCTGTCGGCTCCGTCATACGCGCCATGCGCGCGCAAAGGGGGTGGAGCCTTCGCCAAACGGCGGCGAAGGCCGGCATCAGTGCTTCCACCGTCAGCCGATGGGAGACCGCAACGACCTCTCCCTGCATCCCCGAACTGAATCAGCTCCTCTCCGCGCTGCAGGCAACGCCGCAGGAGCGCGACTGCGCCTACCAGGCCGTCTTGAAGCCCCGAGCGCTGAAAATCGTCAGCGAAAAATCTCCCAATGCGCCCTGCTCGGCGCCCGCGCCGGCAGACCTGCTCAGAGCCATCCGATTGAGAAAGGGCTGGTCGCAAGAGCAAGCCGCCTCCACAATCGGCGTTTCGGCCAGCATGATCAGTCGTTGGGAAAACTACGAAGCCTGGCCGGGCGCGTTTCAGCTGCACGCTCTGTTGCTCGCTCTTGGCGCGCGAGAGCCGGAAATCGTCTGGCTCGCCCAAGGCGGCGACCGCCATGGCGCCCAACCGCTGTCGCTGCCGACGAGCGCCGCCGACCTGGCGCGCTTTATCGACGATGCCGCTTGCAACCGGTTGTCGATAGATCCAAGCCTGCTGGACCTGGTTGCGGTGGCGCTGGAATGCCGCATTTGGAACCGCTACAAGGCGGGCGATCCCGTCTTGCCGCTGCTGGTCGAGGCCTGTGTCTGGCGCTCTCGAATATTGCTCCTCGACGGACGCGTCGTCGAAGCCGGAAAGAAAGCCGCACAGGCGCTCTCCGTCGCCTCCAAATGCCAAAAGTTCGAGCCGTACTGGCTGTACGCGGCGCACGTCTTGGCTAAGTCTTCCGCCGAAACTTACAAACGCTTCAGGCCGATAGACGGCGCCGCCATACTGGACGACTACCTGCCTTTGGCCAAAAGTTTCTCCCCCGCGTTCGAGGTCTGGTTCTTGCGATCCTTGGCCGAATACGCCGCCATGGCAGGGAAGCCAAGCCTGGCCCAACAGGCGAACGACGACGCTCTCAAATGCGACCGCCGGCCCGAGCCGTTAGCCGACCGCCACAACCTCTATTCCCACGCCTTGGTGAAAACCTGCATGGGCCAGGCCCAAGAGGCGCTTCGATTAATGGAGGAGAGCCCGGCGCTCGATTGCAACCCGAACGACGCGCCCTTGCAGCAGCTGAACGAAGCCTGTCTCTGGCAACTTGCTTTAAGCCGATCGGGCAGGGAAGAAGAAGCCGCGGGGTGGGGGCGCAAAGCGCAAACGATTCTGGAAGACAACAACATGTGGCAGGCGCGAGCGCGAACGTTATAA
- a CDS encoding ATP-dependent Clp protease adaptor ClpS produces METPQWDYEQESELAEETKPKAKKPPLYKVLLHNDDYTTMDFVVHVLQTVFHRSPADAFRIMMAVHQQGVGMAGVFPFEIAEEKAERAISMARANDFPLLCTVEEE; encoded by the coding sequence ATGGAGACGCCACAATGGGATTACGAGCAAGAGAGCGAGCTGGCCGAGGAGACGAAGCCCAAGGCCAAGAAGCCGCCCCTCTATAAAGTCTTGCTCCATAATGACGACTATACGACCATGGACTTTGTGGTGCACGTGCTGCAAACCGTGTTCCACCGTTCGCCGGCTGACGCGTTCCGCATTATGATGGCCGTGCATCAACAGGGCGTCGGCATGGCGGGCGTCTTTCCGTTCGAGATTGCCGAGGAAAAGGCCGAACGCGCCATATCGATGGCTCGGGCTAACGACTTTCCGTTGCTCTGCACCGTAGAAGAGGAATAG
- the clpA gene encoding ATP-dependent Clp protease ATP-binding subunit ClpA: MMTKDLQRAITLSMEEAAKRRHEFVTLEHLLFGLLQDANVSETVRHCGGDVERLLVDLDDYLTHQLEPMPPKAKRHPEPTTAFRRTLYRAEVHAEGAGRDKIDGGNVLAAIFEERRAHATYLLEKQGITRLDVLSYISHGISKIEAPGGDYDEDGDATEADEADRRAVAKPLQSFAIDLLERARQGRIDPLIGRETEIRRVIHVLSRRRKNNPVLVGDPGTGKTAIAEGLALKIAQGDVPESMKGAEVYSLDMGALLAGTKYRGQFEQRLKAVIAALQKKPGAILVIDEIHTIVGAGAVSGGSMDASNILKPALASGDLRCIGSTTYPEYKAAFERDKALARRFEKIEVAELTIDDTVKVLEGLRPYYEAHHGVTYSFEALRAAAELSAKHINDRYLPDKAIDVIDEAGASVKLSHQTESREVTVAEIEQTVATIAKVPTKSVSGSDRERLARLGDELRAVLFGQNHAIDQVVRAIKIARSGLGQAEKPIGSFLFSGPTGTGKTELSKQLARALGVQFLRFDMSEYSERHTVSRLIGAPPGYVGFDQGGLLTDAVNKHPYSVVLLDEIEKAHPDLFNILLQVMDHAALTDNNGKKADFRNVILIMTTNAGAREVSEEGIGFRKGSPGEGRGAIEREFSPEFRNRLDAWVAFNALGRTEVLRIVDKFVGELREQLTEKGVEIEVTDAARDWLAEKGFDRLFGARPMARLIHQSIKEPLAEMMLFGSLADGGRALVDVADGEIVVKEG, encoded by the coding sequence ATGATGACCAAAGATTTACAGCGCGCTATCACGCTTTCTATGGAAGAAGCCGCCAAGCGCAGGCATGAGTTTGTAACGCTGGAACATCTGCTCTTTGGTCTGCTCCAAGACGCCAACGTGAGCGAGACCGTGCGCCATTGCGGCGGCGACGTCGAGCGGTTGCTGGTTGATTTGGACGATTATCTGACCCATCAGTTAGAACCAATGCCGCCTAAGGCCAAGCGTCATCCCGAGCCGACGACCGCCTTCCGCCGCACGCTCTATCGCGCCGAGGTCCACGCGGAGGGCGCCGGACGAGACAAGATCGACGGGGGCAACGTCTTAGCGGCGATCTTCGAAGAGCGGCGCGCTCACGCGACCTATCTATTGGAAAAGCAAGGCATCACTCGGCTCGACGTTCTGAGCTACATCTCGCACGGGATATCAAAAATCGAGGCTCCGGGCGGCGACTACGATGAGGATGGCGACGCGACAGAAGCCGACGAGGCCGATCGCCGCGCGGTCGCCAAGCCGTTGCAGTCGTTCGCGATCGACTTGCTGGAGCGGGCGAGGCAGGGGCGCATCGATCCCCTCATCGGTCGAGAGACGGAGATTCGCCGAGTGATTCATGTGCTCAGCCGACGACGCAAGAACAATCCCGTACTTGTGGGCGATCCGGGAACGGGAAAAACAGCCATAGCCGAAGGTTTGGCGCTCAAGATCGCGCAAGGCGACGTGCCCGAGTCGATGAAAGGCGCCGAAGTTTATTCGCTCGATATGGGCGCGCTGCTGGCTGGCACCAAGTATCGCGGCCAGTTCGAGCAGCGCCTTAAAGCCGTCATCGCCGCGCTGCAGAAGAAGCCCGGCGCGATCCTGGTCATCGACGAGATTCACACCATTGTCGGCGCGGGCGCGGTCAGCGGTGGATCGATGGACGCCTCGAACATCCTAAAACCCGCGCTGGCGAGCGGCGATCTGCGCTGCATCGGTTCCACCACCTATCCCGAATACAAGGCGGCGTTTGAGCGCGACAAGGCTCTGGCGCGGCGGTTTGAGAAGATCGAGGTCGCCGAGCTGACTATCGACGACACGGTAAAAGTGCTCGAAGGACTTCGCCCTTACTACGAGGCGCACCACGGCGTTACCTACTCTTTCGAGGCGTTGCGCGCTGCGGCCGAGCTTTCGGCCAAGCACATTAACGACCGTTATTTGCCGGACAAGGCGATTGACGTGATCGACGAAGCGGGCGCTTCGGTCAAATTGTCGCATCAAACCGAGAGCCGCGAGGTTACCGTAGCCGAGATCGAGCAAACCGTGGCCACCATCGCAAAGGTGCCGACCAAGTCCGTCAGCGGTTCGGATCGGGAGCGCCTGGCGCGATTGGGGGACGAGTTGCGGGCGGTTCTGTTCGGCCAAAATCATGCGATCGACCAGGTGGTGCGGGCGATCAAGATTGCCCGATCGGGATTAGGGCAGGCCGAGAAGCCAATCGGGTCGTTCCTCTTTTCGGGGCCGACGGGCACGGGCAAGACGGAGCTCTCCAAACAACTGGCGCGGGCGCTGGGCGTGCAGTTTTTGCGCTTCGACATGAGCGAGTATAGCGAGCGGCACACAGTGTCGCGATTGATCGGCGCGCCGCCCGGCTATGTCGGCTTTGATCAGGGCGGCCTGCTGACCGACGCGGTGAACAAGCATCCCTACAGCGTCGTGCTATTGGACGAGATCGAGAAGGCGCATCCCGATCTGTTCAATATCCTGCTTCAGGTGATGGATCATGCGGCGCTGACGGACAACAACGGCAAGAAGGCCGACTTTCGCAACGTGATCCTGATCATGACCACTAACGCGGGCGCTCGGGAGGTGAGCGAGGAGGGCATCGGCTTTCGCAAAGGCTCGCCGGGAGAGGGGCGCGGGGCGATCGAACGCGAATTCAGTCCCGAGTTTCGCAACCGTTTGGACGCTTGGGTCGCGTTCAATGCGCTAGGGCGAACGGAGGTACTGCGGATCGTGGACAAGTTTGTGGGCGAACTTCGGGAACAGTTGACGGAGAAAGGGGTCGAGATCGAGGTTACCGATGCGGCTCGCGATTGGCTGGCGGAGAAGGGGTTTGACCGGCTGTTCGGCGCGAGGCCGATGGCTCGACTGATTCACCAAAGCATCAAGGAACCCTTGGCCGAGATGATGCTGTTCGGCTCGCTGGCAGACGGCGGTCGAGCGTTGGTCGATGTTGCGGATGGCGAGATTGTGGTGAAAGAGGGGTAA